From the Drosophila sechellia strain sech25 chromosome X, ASM438219v1, whole genome shotgun sequence genome, the window CTTGCCATTCTTATGCTGGATAAGGATGTGCCTGAGAATCTTCCATATATTCAAGCAATTGGTCTACCCATTCCTGGAGCCACTTCCATCCTCAACTCGGAGCACCATAATCTTCTGCAGATTAACACCTGGGGCTATGATGGCGATACTCGCGAGCTGCACCATCTGGTCACATTGAATGCCACCCACACATCCTGCCATCAGCATCAGAGTAAATCGCAAAGGATTTGTGTCCAGCCGGAAACCAGCAACTACATTCGTGGCCGGCTTTACATGGATGCCGGTGCTACGCTGACGGAACGGGATCGTTTGTTGGGCCTAAGAAGCATCGACGGAGCCTTCGAGGACGTGGCAAGCCATGTGGAGTGGATACTGGCCAAGATTGGGGACGGTGGCAATCAGAATAGCTCCAT encodes:
- the LOC6612329 gene encoding uncharacterized protein LOC6612329 isoform X2, whose amino-acid sequence is MDAIAAPSGKDGFQLEMMAPHQASIRLLTLERDYFGKGHICSGALVAPSVVLTVTSCIFSQVKKSYYHPSELRVVLGSPQRFEHNEQALVFGVTHIHQPPKDLALAILMLDKDVPENLPYIQAIGLPIPGATSILNSEHHNLLQINTWGYDGDTRELHHLVTLNATHTSCHQHQSKSQRICVQPETSNYIRGRLYMDAGATLTERDRLLGLRSIDGAFEDVASHVEWILAKIGDGGNQNSSIWGILGFLVFTGYVITISRKSFST